One genomic region from Candidatus Zixiibacteriota bacterium encodes:
- a CDS encoding phage integrase SAM-like domain-containing protein, which translates to MGSIYKRGKNYYIDIRSNGKRIRKKVGPSKKLAELVLKDTEVQIAKNKFKFNIADGEIIDLFELYLDYSNTNHRPTSTMRYHNVIKNFQLFLALNYPEISKISQLDLDMFEKYKKFRLNVDPRTLKLPDDFPIKIPNNCTKAKAVTLNYEIKTLKSVFNLGIKQNLCSTNPCDGVSLLKVINSKQPRFLSKKECENFLSKCPINFYLFFFNFINPG; encoded by the coding sequence TTGGGATCGATTTATAAAAGAGGAAAAAATTATTACATTGATATCCGCTCTAATGGCAAGAGAATTAGAAAAAAAGTAGGACCATCGAAAAAGCTTGCTGAATTAGTACTGAAAGATACCGAAGTACAAATTGCCAAGAATAAGTTTAAATTCAATATTGCTGATGGAGAGATTATAGACTTGTTTGAATTGTATTTAGATTACTCAAATACTAATCATCGGCCAACATCTACTATGAGATATCATAACGTAATCAAAAACTTTCAATTGTTTCTTGCATTGAATTACCCGGAGATATCCAAGATTTCACAACTTGATCTCGACATGTTTGAAAAATATAAGAAATTTAGGTTAAATGTTGATCCGAGGACCCTTAAGCTTCCAGATGATTTCCCTATAAAAATCCCTAATAATTGTACTAAAGCAAAAGCTGTGACTCTCAATTATGAGATTAAAACTCTAAAATCAGTATTTAATTTAGGAATTAAACAAAACCTATGCTCAACTAATCCATGCGATGGTGTTTCTTTACTTAAAGTCATAAATTCAAAACAACCGCGATTTTTGTCAAAAAAAGAATGTGAGAATTTTTTAAGCAAATGCCCGATTAATTTTTATCTTTTTTTTTTTAATTTTATAAATCCGGG